One genomic window of Halorhabdus sp. CBA1104 includes the following:
- a CDS encoding 5-methyltetrahydropteroyltriglutamate--homocysteine methyltransferase produces the protein MTEIVATTPGLYPLPDWAKDDLADLKGHQKSDLIGGDENNAITGAYDRAREEVVDRQQTAGLDRIVEGQLRWDDMLAHPLAVHDNVDTRGIVRYYDNNNFYRDPVIEGELTPDGDVAGELDGAAQLVDEGLQAVLPGPYSLAELASDEYYGDDAALLNGVAQFLAGELEQFPDVETLFLLEPSLVTDPPGDGDDERASNAIDTVADAIDAEVVVHTYWGALEEKVHAHLLDADVDALGYDLVSDHEQTIYNVNEYGTTESVALGLVDGQNTLLETPEEIRERIEWFGTETVNDFETIYATPNTELFYLPVNKAEAKLDALASAANEEVSL, from the coding sequence ATGACAGAGATAGTAGCGACCACACCGGGGTTGTATCCGCTGCCAGACTGGGCGAAGGACGATCTGGCAGACCTGAAAGGCCACCAGAAGAGTGATCTCATCGGCGGGGACGAGAACAACGCGATCACCGGAGCGTACGATCGCGCCCGCGAGGAAGTAGTCGATCGCCAGCAGACGGCTGGTCTCGACCGGATCGTCGAGGGACAGTTGCGCTGGGACGACATGCTCGCCCACCCGCTCGCAGTCCACGACAACGTCGATACTCGTGGCATCGTGCGATATTACGACAACAACAATTTCTATCGCGATCCGGTGATCGAGGGCGAATTGACACCGGACGGCGACGTCGCCGGCGAACTCGATGGGGCTGCCCAACTCGTCGACGAGGGACTCCAGGCAGTCTTGCCGGGGCCGTACTCGCTTGCAGAACTCGCTTCGGACGAGTACTACGGTGACGACGCGGCGCTGCTCAACGGCGTCGCGCAGTTCCTCGCGGGCGAACTCGAACAGTTCCCCGACGTGGAGACGTTGTTCCTCCTCGAACCGTCGCTCGTGACCGACCCGCCGGGCGATGGCGACGACGAGCGGGCGAGCAACGCCATCGACACCGTCGCAGACGCGATCGACGCCGAAGTCGTCGTCCACACCTACTGGGGTGCCCTAGAGGAGAAGGTTCACGCCCATCTGCTCGACGCCGACGTCGACGCCCTGGGGTACGACCTGGTTAGCGATCACGAACAGACGATCTACAACGTCAACGAGTACGGGACGACAGAGAGTGTGGCCCTCGGACTGGTCGACGGCCAGAACACACTGCTGGAGACGCCCGAAGAGATCCGTGAGCGCATCGAGTGGTTCGGCACAGAGACGGTCAACGACTTCGAAACGATCTACGCGACGCCAAACACCGAACTGTTCTACCTGCCAGTCAACAAGGCCGAGGCCAAACTCGACGCGCTTGCCTCGGCGGCAAACGAGGAGGTGTCCCTATGA
- a CDS encoding NUDIX hydrolase, whose protein sequence is METTRHFVATVYVVHDGETALHEHEKLEMWLPPGGHIDRDELPHVAASREVHEEIGLEPDLIAPQGDLESATAESIPQPQHFLLEDINVHDGEVGHQHIDFIFYGELKNRAIDPADGEAPVEAWKWFSPSDLEAASDRLADDVLEIGKQAIETVDNQ, encoded by the coding sequence ATGGAAACGACCCGCCATTTCGTCGCGACAGTCTACGTCGTCCACGACGGTGAGACGGCCCTTCACGAACACGAGAAATTAGAGATGTGGCTCCCGCCTGGCGGGCACATCGATCGAGACGAACTCCCTCACGTCGCTGCCAGTCGCGAGGTACACGAGGAGATCGGCCTCGAACCGGATCTCATCGCCCCCCAAGGAGACCTCGAATCAGCCACGGCCGAAAGCATCCCCCAGCCACAGCACTTCCTGCTCGAGGACATCAACGTCCACGATGGCGAAGTCGGTCACCAGCACATCGACTTCATCTTCTACGGTGAACTGAAGAACCGTGCTATCGACCCTGCAGATGGCGAAGCGCCGGTCGAGGCCTGGAAGTGGTTCTCGCCGTCTGATCTCGAGGCCGCGAGCGACAGGCTGGCGGATGACGTCCTAGAGATCGGCAAACAGGCGATCGAAACAGTCGACAATCAGTAA
- a CDS encoding methionine synthase, with translation MSNTREQFRPDDHENDHFLLTTVVGSYPKPKWHDRARELFEDEDADFDAEEWEESKDDAARIITDEHERAGLDVVTDGEMRRNEMVEFFAERIPGYEFNGRVKVWGHNYFDKPSVVENVEYDQPWLVDEYEFTTEVADAPVKVPITGPYTLASWSFNEVYDSEAELTYALADLVNEEIEKLVEAGAKYIQIDEPALATTPDDHAIVGEALERIADDVPEDVRLGLHVCYGDYSRIYPEMLEYPVEEFDLELANGDFEQIDVFKEPEFTKDLALGVLDVHDTDVESVAQIKENIKKGLEIVPPERLTVSPDCGVKLLPREVAYEKMANLAEAAREVEAELDAGEIEVPAAEN, from the coding sequence ATGAGCAACACACGCGAGCAATTCCGACCGGACGACCACGAGAACGACCACTTCCTGCTGACGACAGTCGTTGGCTCGTACCCGAAGCCAAAGTGGCACGACCGCGCCCGCGAACTCTTCGAGGACGAGGACGCTGATTTCGACGCCGAGGAGTGGGAAGAGTCGAAAGACGATGCCGCTCGGATCATCACTGACGAGCACGAGCGCGCGGGTCTCGATGTCGTCACTGACGGCGAGATGCGGCGCAACGAGATGGTCGAATTCTTCGCCGAGCGCATTCCTGGCTACGAGTTCAACGGCCGCGTCAAGGTCTGGGGCCACAATTACTTCGACAAGCCAAGCGTCGTCGAGAACGTCGAGTACGACCAGCCGTGGCTGGTCGATGAGTACGAGTTCACTACCGAGGTCGCCGACGCGCCGGTGAAGGTCCCGATCACCGGGCCGTACACACTGGCATCCTGGAGTTTCAACGAAGTTTATGACTCCGAGGCGGAACTCACGTACGCCCTGGCCGATCTTGTCAACGAAGAAATCGAAAAACTCGTCGAGGCCGGCGCGAAGTACATCCAGATCGACGAGCCGGCACTGGCGACGACGCCCGACGACCACGCCATCGTCGGCGAGGCCCTCGAACGGATCGCCGACGACGTGCCCGAAGACGTTCGCCTCGGTCTGCACGTCTGCTATGGCGATTACTCGCGGATCTACCCCGAGATGCTCGAATACCCCGTCGAGGAGTTCGACCTCGAACTCGCCAACGGCGACTTCGAGCAGATCGACGTGTTCAAAGAGCCCGAATTCACGAAAGATCTCGCGCTGGGCGTCCTCGACGTCCACGACACCGACGTCGAGTCCGTCGCACAGATCAAAGAGAACATCAAGAAAGGCCTGGAGATCGTGCCACCCGAGCGCCTGACGGTCTCGCCGGACTGTGGCGTCAAGCTCCTTCCCCGTGAGGTCGCCTACGAGAAGATGGCTAACCTCGCCGAGGCCGCCCGCGAGGTCGAGGCCGAACTGGACGCTGGTGAGATTGAGGTTCCTGCTGCCGAGAACTGA